GGCATTCGTAGTGGATGCATACAGATATCTCATAAAGAGTGATTCAGATGCAAAGACGAAGCGGGTATTAAAAGAGATCTTTGACGAAGCAGACCGCAGGTTTGCGCGGGATTTTCTGCTTGTCACTGTGGAGAATGCCCAGGCCCGTGTGAGGATCGATGACATCATGTATATTTCCAAGATAAAATACGGCAGTGAGTTGCATATGGATCCCAGGCTCTCATACTTTACCGGGAAACAGGTCACAGTAAAAAAGCATCTGGATGAACTGTATGAGACAATGAAGTCCTACGGATTTGAATATGCCCACAGCAGCTATATTGTCAATTGCAGATGGGTACGCGAGCTGCAAAAAGACCGTGTCATGTTATTCAATGATGAATCGCTGCCGGTGTCCCGGAATATGCGCAAACGTTTTGCAGGAAGCCTGGCAGGCAGCCTTGCAGAAAAATATCACTGATCCGGAATACCAATTTTTCCAAAGACAATACAGTTTTTTCCATAAATATTGTCGAAATCCCTCCCGAAATATAAAGTTAAAGTATTATATTTCGGGAGGGATTCTGTATGAGTACAAAACCAAAAAAGGAGCAGCATAAACAGCATACATGGACACGGCGCGCCTGCAAACAGGCAGTCAGCTGGCTTTTATGCATCAGCATGATCGCGCCCAATATGGCGCCGATCGTGTCCCAGGCGGCGACAGCTCTGGACAACATGCCCCGGCGGGTGGATTTTTCCAGGCAGAAGGCGCTGACCCTGAGGGATATCGGCCTGCGCTCTGCCTCCGGTTCCAACGCCCAGGGAAGCTATGACGTCATTGATATGAACGACCTGATCCTGGATGAGGACAACTGGATGGAGGAGCTGGAGGAATTGGGTTATGGCTATATGCTCCCCTATGCATCCGACTCTGACCTGGCTACGGACGCAGAGTGGCGTCTGCCGGAGGACTATTATGACCTGGACAGCCTGATCGATGAGCCGGACGGCGAGCTGATCCAGTTCAACGACTATTACCGCACCTATGAGATCGCTGAGCACGAATACATCACCGTGATGGGCGGCTACAGCGGCATGTACCAGGATGAGAACGGCGAGGTCTGCCAGACCGACAATACCCTGCGTCTGGCGGGGAACCGTTCCCGCTCTGCATCCGGCATGAAATATTACAACACCGCGGGACGCTGGGATATCGTGATCCCGGCGCAGATCACGTCCTCCGACGGGATCACCATGGAGAATAACGACATCC
This portion of the Clostridium sp. AN503 genome encodes:
- a CDS encoding LytTR family DNA-binding domain-containing protein is translated as MYKVAICDDSQSYILYLKNLIIQMGVQNLEISEYTSGKQLLQDLSQMHDIIILDIQLGDSNGNQVAAKVRKVNKNAVLVLCSGVMQPTPMAFVVDAYRYLIKSDSDAKTKRVLKEIFDEADRRFARDFLLVTVENAQARVRIDDIMYISKIKYGSELHMDPRLSYFTGKQVTVKKHLDELYETMKSYGFEYAHSSYIVNCRWVRELQKDRVMLFNDESLPVSRNMRKRFAGSLAGSLAEKYH